The window aggagatcgggaagatctgggtttgaatctctgtttgggcatctctgtgtggagtttgcatgttctcaccgaGCATGCGTGggctttctccaggtactccggtttcctcccacattccaaaaatatgcatgattAATCAGAGGTTaatcggagactctaaattgaaaATGGTTGGGTGGATGGATTTTTCCCATataaatgaatgggcaatttcaATGTCTTCCcctgttggtggaaattcattgaacattacatgtaacattctgctcCTATGGTGCGCTGTGGCATGTCTCGGGTAGTAGAGTGGGTGTTCGATCCTCCATCGTCAAATACATTTCGACACATTTCTagactatttcaacattcattctataTTCATTCAGGtcagcttcagcatttcagcattcacacgcaatttctactcGGTTTGCTTCATCATTAGATTATGCAGTTGTGCCAAATGTCGAAACCAGTGTGGGTGAATGACACAAAGTCTGTAAAAGGCTAATACAATAAATGTTACTTTTCCACAACACAGTACCAGCTTGGCTAAGCTCTACTCGCCTCAGTTGGTTTTCCATTGCAAAATAGTACTTCCTTAGTAGATGGAGgatactgcaaaaaacactgtGCTTTAATGTAATCAGTCAGAAATAACTAGGTGTATTTACTTTGTGACTGATGGCCATGGAAAGGAGGTTttattcaagaggagactgagggcagcaagaaattCTCCAATGTTCCAAATGACGTGGTGATGATGAGTCTGCTTGACCAATGAGCGACCAGAAGTGGTTTACTGGTTTTGCCAATTGAAAAGCGAGAACAGTAGAGTCATGTCGAGACGAGAAGGTAccatgcagtggaaaagggcCAACAAACTCCACTTACATTGCCTTGGTGTTCTGCCTCTTCATCACTCTGGTTAACTGTATTTACTAACGCCACGTTTGCCTTTACCTGGGCTTGTTTCAGTGCCTGCAAACAAGCAAAGACAAATGATTACCGATGGCTTCTTATTAAGATGCTGTACCACTAATTTCATCTCAACAAAAGCAGCGTCGTACCTCCTCTGTGATTTTCTTCCAGTTCATTCGAAATATGACAGTGATGTAGAAGATGGATTGCAAAATGACACAAATGAGGAGACCCAACCAGAAACCTGTGAAACACACGGATTCCTTTGCACTGCTACATCTTGTGGCTTTATGCAAAAGATAAAATAAGTCATCAGGTAGATACCTAAAATATTCAGTTTGGCAACAAACATGAATGTAACACTGAGTGTTAAGCCAATGCAGTAGAAGCCAATCAAATTAGCCACAGCCGCAATCTTCTGCTTCCCAGTGCCCATAAAGATGCCAAGGCACACACCCTGGAGGAAGGTAACAATCATACCTTATATATTGGTGATGAATCGATATTTGTTTTCAATGGATAATTACTTGCAATACTCACCACAAGCGCATCAAAGAACAGATGGAAGCAGTAAACATTCATTAGGTCACAAACCCTACTGATGATCTTCCTGTAACGATGATAAATAAAACTATTACTATTtacaatgaggataagcagcatataaaatggatggatggactatttACATTGGACAGTGAATGCATCAGTAGTTCATTTCTGGATACACACATGAGGGACatgatgttgagggactgtcttggctgacacatcttttcaacattgcatggaagtcgggaacagtacctctggactgGCAGACCGGGgcggtggtcccccttttcaaaaagggTGACTGGAGGGCCTGAGTTTGCCAGCTATCATTTATAATGTCTAAgttgcccttgcatccttttttcagtatatggccctctgtggaaaacgtttgggcacccctgatctaatgtCAGGTCAGCTATGAAGACTCACGAGTCAGAAGTGAAGATGAAGCCAATCACAGATTTGGCAGAGCCGAGCGCGACGCCTTCAACAACAGCAAAGGCAGCTCCAAAACAAAAGCATCACACAATGCtgaatgtacatgtatacatgaaCTTGAGCTACAACCAGCAATCAACTGACCTGTGAGCGAGAGCGACACCTTACAGGTGAGGAGCGCCCTTGCTGTGTTTCCTGCACCCAACGCGTTGCCCACACGAGCGCAGGTTGCAGCCTGGATGCCAACCGGGATCTGTCATTTTGAatgaatggaataaagtcacactgaTCCAAACATCACAATGCAAAAGAGCAGGTGCCAACATAAAAGACTCATCACAATACCATGTAGATCAGGTTTGCTATGGATGCCAACGAATGCTGGGCTGCCAGCTCATCTTTACCCATCATCCCTGAAcacaatatcaacatttcaataGCATGCACCAGTCAGCAagcaacatatacagtatgtgctttaACCTGCAAAGAATTCCCCAAACTCATAAATCCACCATTCGAAACAGGTCATGAGTGTACTAGGAACGGCCAGTTTCATGAAGGCGCCCCATTCCTGCAGTGAGTCCACAGACCAACCTGTAGGGGGAGTGAGATATTTACCAACGTAGACACTCAccagccacaatattaggtaaaCCTGAACAATCTTATGACGTCCAATAAAGGATTCTGGCGTTTACAATAACACTCAgtattgacactgtcagagaatTGATCATTTAACACTTGGTTTATTAGTGTGGTTTTAGTTTGTAGTGGTGTAGTGGTCATACTAGGAATGATTACTAAGCCTCTAAGGTgcaggactgctgtgacatgcTGTGTTGTatgaatgaattcatgtttCTGACAATGTCAGTCACAACTGAACATAATCATCAATTGTTAACTGGCTAATAAAGGTAAGTCACCTCCCCATGTTGTTTTATGCAGCTTTTTCCACCAGATGTAAGCAAAGAGAAAGACACAGATGTAGATCTCAGACAGGGTGTTGGCTGCTGCAGAGCCACTGAAAGGCACATCGGATCACAATCACATGAAACACATGACAAATGGCGTGCAGTTCCATTAtataatcatcataatcatgATCACaacataattattatataattattgtatttattatattatttcatatcTTTGCCATGTGTGCGCGTGAGTGTGTATACTCACCCAACCCCGAGATTGAGCAAGTGAATAAAGACGTAGTTTGTCACCACATTGGCAATGTTTGCCATGGCAGCAGTATACACCTGTGGCAGTATTATACCCTGACAACAGAAGACACAATGAGTATTGCAATGTtctaatatgtattttatatttaatacagagcaacAGTTCAACTGTGAAATTAGTGTGTATGAATAAACGTATATAAACTTATAAATGTCACTGCCACTGTAGGGCACCTGGAACACTGCGACTGAATCCTCGGTTCATggatataaatataaaacaaggATACAAACACGCTCCAGCCTCTCCGCGTCAGGACAAGCCACgatacacgtgagtcacttaattttttGTGTCCGCTCGTgagctgatcattaaaattcaaacgaaatttgaactttgagagtatttaaagagagaagtgtgataacATGTTAATGCCTGTACGAGAAAGGTGTATaacgtgtatggtgaggggttttacacaCTGCTGAACAGTGTGTTTAAAGCGGCTAGTTAACAGTAGCCGACCAGAAAGATCGCTGCCATCGCCGTCTCCATCCTTTTACTTCGGCACTAAAACcacttattttttcttcttgttgaTTTACtgttgaaacatttatttcagtcaagaaagaaaaaaacaaacgatattaaaacaatatgacataaacacaaacactcttcaaaccagaatgaaagggagcagaaagaagacaagtcttattATCGCTGACCCTTTTTTCAGCCGCAAACAAggtcatatttaaaaacaacaacaatataaacTAAAAGTATACATATAGCAGCCAGCCACGCAGTTGGTTACGCATCTCCTCAATTACAACTCAACCAAAGCCATTtcccacaataaaaataaccataGTATGACAATCAATCATAACtaacatatttcatatttcctcaACATACTCATTTGAACCATTCTTTGAAATTTGATATCAGACTTGGAttcttttgtttctttattcAGATTGTTCCATAAACTGACTCCTTTTACAGAAACACAACGTTCCATCATTTTCTTCAGTATCGGAACCGACCGGCCCCACAATTCCCTCGCCACACACCCCGACAGTCTCTCCCGGCGCCTCCCCCGCCCCAAGGGAAATCAGCCCCCGCCCCACCACACAGCAGTCCAGGCCCCCGGCGACAGTGGACCTCCCGACACCATTCCACGCTACCAAGATCCGCTGGCATACCCAAGCAAAAGCCGCTAGCTCGATCgccttcaacctgaaagccGCATCACGTGCACCTCTCCACGAAGCGCAAAATGATGAGATATCGCAAGACCAgaaattagctgcatcactgtacATATAAAAGCAGTAAAAGCAGCGGCGTATCCACTGGAAATACGGTAAACATGCTAATGGAAACAAGGCAAATATCACACTAGTATGTGTGTCCTCAGAATAGCGTTACACCTGGTTCTGAAGGTAGGACATCTGCAGGTGATGTAGAAACATTGCCTAAAAGACATATAGACAGATTCACATTTACGTAGTTTCTGTAAAAGCATGAACAGATgtggaacaaaataaaaaacacataacTTACAGGTATTGCTGGAAAGTATGCCGTAATATATAGCTGAGCGATTCTGAAATCGTAAGTTCACTTCAGAGTGAGGACGAAGACCCTGCAAAGTAGCTGGTCACAGTGTATGGTGACTGTTAGTTACCGGGTCACCTCAGGGTCCTGGCCTAGGAGCAGCAGGATGGCCTGGGCATTGAGGAGTAGACCCCAGCAGGGCAGACAGAACAACAGCAAGATGATGATGCCTCGCTGAAGGATCACACCCACACGTAGTAGATTCTTACCGCCAAAGGTCTGCACAACAGTATATGCATGTTACGTCATGATGTCATGTCAGTATTGAGCATGAAAGCCAGGATCCCAACCTGAGCCACCAGGGTATCACAAGCGAAGCCCAAACCCAGTCCTGTTGCTGCAGTGGTGACACTGATAGTCtaataaaaggaaaacaaacaaaattgaaataaataaataaataagtaggaGAGGGTTGTCTTGGGGCCGCACGgtagtctagtggttagcacgttggccaacacagtaacagcctggagatcgggaagacctgggttcgattcccctgggcatttctgtgtggagtttgcatgtgtgccctgcgattggctggcgaccagtccagggtgtaccccgcctgtcgcccgaagtcagctgggataggctccagcatgcccccgcaaccctaatgaggaagaagcggtatagaaaatggatggatggatgggttgtcTTGGACCAATATTTGTTTGAAAGTTTCACGTGGATTGCATGacaatgttttacattgaaAAGCATGTCTCTCCAAGAGtcgcgtgagtcacttcatttcttgtgtccgagaGTAAGTTGATCAAACAAAATTttattttgagagtgtttaaacaagagaaaaacgtgataaaatgttaatgcctgtctgagaaaagtgtataaagtgtatgttgaggggttttacagctttaGAACATAcaataattatacaaaaatagagttggctacttcgcagatttcacttattgtgggctattttgggaacctatccctgcgataaacgagggaacactgtagtgaGAAcgaatctacattactgaactgtaCTGTGACGTTCTCATTTTATATTAACGCTCAATTCTTACAAGAGAATCTGAGGGAGAACATCAATGacaggaggagagcgaggccaaaacagggaggtctttaaaccttgaaatgataAGAATTGATCAGGTTTACACATTTGTTGATGaaatttgttatattgttatttctatttcatatatatatttgacaCTTCCCCAgcaaggaagggggcaaacacttttgccCACCACTGTACGCCAGGGAGACCACAAATTGGGGCAATGTTTACTTCTGTCAACACATGCAGGTGTGTCACTTCCCGGATGCATTGcgttcacacaaacacaatttgcattgttttggtaatgtgaagTGCTACATAAAACGattggattttaacaaaaaatctgaattgggtATCGTAGCTTgcagtgcaaatgtaaccattgaCACGAGagacaaattttaaaaaataatttaaaataactTTTGCTGTAGCCACATACGAAAGACGCCTtggtcgcatttgaaaaaattctCAATTGTACTtctcacactgacatgaaaaaaaatcacatatagGTCACATAAGAGCAAAAAAACTGGAAATGACCTGCAATGTGAACATAGCCTAagaaaagttgttgttttttgaagaaaataaaaaacagatacaatgaaaagcatgtatcgccaaactttttttctttctgtaagccaaaagaatttttttttgttgttgttgcatgtACGGTATGTTtaaatttaagtcatttttgtaaaaacgtAATATTGCCCAATGAAAACATATAACGCTTGATTTTGTAAATTGAAATCTAACCAAAAAATAGAagtacattataaaaatatattttggaattcttgttttgtcttgtttttattgcattgttgcactttttattttcagtcATGCACCACTGCACCAAtccaaattccttgtttgtgttgcaTAAATTCTTGGCAATAAATGTGATACTTATTTGCAGATACACGCTTTTCATTAGACGGTAATCACATTTTGGAGAAAACCCTTGAAAGCTACCCAGGGACACACAAATATGTGTGTCCATCTATTTAAACCTTGTGCACTTACAGCAGACGCTAATCCATAGCCGGCCATCACCTCGTTCGTCAGACGGCCACAGAACATTGTATTCACAAAAGGAAGTAAATAATTGAGGATTCGAGAGATCAGCTAAAAAGACATGAAAAAGACATGTTGTCACTTAGCAAACATCTGATCTTAGCATGTTGTGCCCATTTTTCCAGTGCATAGAAGAGCGCATGTCCTTACAAGGGGCCCCATCATCCTCAAGAGGTGGTACAGTTCCTCCCTGATGTTCAGGGGAACCGTGCGACGCAGCCAGCTGCAGCGGAACCATTTGTCACTCGCTGCCTCCTCCATGTTTGCCATAAGTGTTTCCCAAGTAGTAATGTGTCACTCTGCACTTTCTACTGTGCTTACCTCTGTTTTGCCTACTTTGGTTACTAATTAATACCCTTGAGGTGAGGCTGTCAGTTGCTGTTGGAGCTGCTGGACCAGAGCGGAAAGGTCCAATCCAGATAATCATGACTCACCACTGGTCATGTAAATGTGCATTGTATTCTGCCAATGAGGCAATCTTGTTTTACTTTATCTGGTAAGGATCTCTGGAGGTTTAGGAATCACATTTGGTAGAGGCATTCTCCAAGCCAatcaataatgataacaatgaaaaataaaatgaaaaataaggaatacaaaaatgtgaaaaataaataatgaaatgtaCTGGTATTTAcctatacatccatccattttcctccgcttatccaggtTCGGGTCGCAGGAGCagaagtctcagtagggaagcacagacttcccggaccccggccacctcctccagctccaccgggaggacaccaaggcattccaaggccagctgtgagacataatcccgccaACATGTCTTAGTTCTGCCTggaggccttctcccggctgggcatggctggaacacctcaccagggaggcgtctgggagtcatccggactagatgcccgagccacctcaactggctcctctcgatgtgaaggagcagcggctctactctgagctcctcccggatgactgagctcctcatcctatctcttagggtgagtccagccaccctccggaggaaactaatttcagccgcttgtatccgcgatctcgcactttcagtcatgacccaaagctcatgaccataggtgagggtgggaacatagatcgaccggtaaattgagagctttgccttctggctcagctctctcttcaccacaacagtccggtacagcgaccgcaatactgcagatgctgcgccgatccgcctatcaacCTCAAGCTCCAACCTCCCCTCACTCGTGATCAAGACCCCAAGATAGAggacaggacctcattcccaacccacaGGGagaaatccacccttttccagatTTGgcggtgctgagtctcatcctgGAAGCTTCACAcgcaaaccaccccagtaaacgctgaaggtcacagccccatgcggccatcaggaccacatcgtctgcaaatagcagaaacGAGATCCTACGGCTCCCAAACTGGAAttcctcgacgccttggctgaacctagaaattctgtccatgatgAACAGAATCGATGAGAaaaggcagccttggcggaggccactgttcaccggaaacaggctcgcagacttactactggcaatgcgaaccaggctcctgctccagtcgtacaaggaccgaatggcacgtagtagcgcgccaccaatcccgtattCCCGTAttccccccacaggacaccgggAGGGACACgatcgaatgccttttccaagtccacaaagcacatgtagaccagttgggcaaactcctaCGTACCCTCCAGTGTActcgcaagggtgtagagctggtccagtgttcctcgactgggacgaaaaccacattgcacctcctgtagccaaggttcgactaatggtcgtacccttctctccagaacCCTGGAATAGATTttcccaggaaggctgaggagtgtgatccccctatagttggaacacaccctccggtcacccttcttgaaaagggggaccaccaccccggtctgccaatccagaggtactgttcccgacttccacgcaatgttgaagagacgtgtcagccccaagacagtccctcaacatccaaagccttgaggaattcagggcgaaacccCCGGAgatttgccactggggagcgttttgagtACCCCAGATACCGCTGCCGTGGTGATGGAACTGTTTGCGTCTGTGTCCTCAGGCCTGAAAGTGttccttccaccgtccaactatatcctcagtcgaggtcagcagtcCCCTGTCCCCACtataaacagtgtggaccgggcactgcttcccctttctgaggcgtcgaatggtttgccagaacctcttcgaggccgaccgaaagtcgtgctccatggcctcaccgaactcctcccacatccgagtttttgcctcgaccaccgccgaagctgCGAGCCGcctggcctgccggtacctgtcagctgcttcagg is drawn from Dunckerocampus dactyliophorus isolate RoL2022-P2 chromosome 12, RoL_Ddac_1.1, whole genome shotgun sequence and contains these coding sequences:
- the LOC129190773 gene encoding multidrug and toxin extrusion protein 1-like isoform X1, yielding MWECIKLISRILNYLLPFVNTMFCGRLTNEVMAGYGLASATISVTTAATGLGLGFACDTLVAQTFGGKNLLRVGVILQRGIIILLLFCLPCWGLLLNAQAILLLLGQDPEVTRIAQLYITAYFPAIPAMFLHHLQMSYLQNQGIILPQVYTAAMANIANVVTNYVFIHLLNLGVGGSAAANTLSEIYICVFLFAYIWWKKLHKTTWGGWSVDSLQEWGAFMKLAVPSTLMTCFEWWIYEFGEFFAGMMGKDELAAQHSLASIANLIYMIPVGIQAATCARVGNALGAGNTARALLTCKVSLSLTAAFAVVEGVALGSAKSVIGFIFTSDSKIISRVCDLMNVYCFHLFFDALVGVCLGIFMGTGKQKIAAVANLIGFYCIGLTLSVTFMFVAKLNILGFWLGLLICVILQSIFYITVIFRMNWKKITEEALKQAQVKANVALVNTVNQSDEEAEHQGNSVDGYLHVSTECPDGSTKRQYIVKDSAELLPMTQLIIRRGITMLTAVGLLSVGACVHLLVPLPESPLLKANFTMELLNTTNSPLQTSVTLLDS
- the LOC129190773 gene encoding multidrug and toxin extrusion protein 1-like isoform X3, which codes for MWECIKLISRILNYLLPFVNTMFCGRLTNEVMAGYGLASATISVTTAATGLGLGFACDTLVAQTFGGKNLLRVGVILQRGIIILLLFCLPCWGLLLNAQAILLLLGQDPEMSYLQNQGIILPQVYTAAMANIANVVTNYVFIHLLNLGVGGSAAANTLSEIYICVFLFAYIWWKKLHKTTWGGWSVDSLQEWGAFMKLAVPSTLMTCFEWWIYEFGEFFAGMMGKDELAAQHSLASIANLIYMIPVGIQAATCARVGNALGAGNTARALLTCKVSLSLTAAFAVVEGVALGSAKSVIGFIFTSDSKIISRVCDLMNVYCFHLFFDALVGVCLGIFMGTGKQKIAAVANLIGFYCIGLTLSVTFMFVAKLNILGFWLGLLICVILQSIFYITVIFRMNWKKITEEALKQAQVKANVALVNTVNQSDEEAEHQGNSVDGYLHVSTECPDGSTKRQYIVKDSAELLPMTQLIIRRGITMLTAVGLLSVGACVHLLVPLPESPLLKANFTMELLNTTNSPLQTSVTLLDS
- the LOC129190773 gene encoding multidrug and toxin extrusion protein 1-like isoform X5; the encoded protein is MANMEEAASDKWFRCSWLRRTVPLNIREELYHLLRMMGPLLISRILNYLLPFVNTMFCGRLTNEVMAGYGLASATISVTTAATGLGLGFACDTLVAQTFGGKNLLRVGVILQRGIIILLLFCLPCWGLLLNAQAILLLLGQDPEVTRIAQLYITAYFPAIPAMFLHHLQMSYLQNQGIILPQVYTAAMANIANVVTNYVFIHLLNLGVGGSAAANTLSEIYICVFLFAYIWWKKLHKTTWGGWSVDSLQEWGAFMKLAVPSTLMTCFEWWIYEFGEFFAGMMGKDELAAQHSLASIANLIYMIPVGIQAATCARVGNALGAGNTARALLTCKVSLSLTAAFAVVEGVALGSAKSVIGFIFTSDSKIISRVCDLMNVYCFHLFFDALVGVCLGIFMGTGKQKIAAVANLIGFYCIGLTLSVTFMFVAKLNILGFWLGLLICVILQSIFYITVIFRMNWKKITEEALKQAQVKANVALVNTVNQSDEEAEHQGNSVDGYLHVSTECPDGSTKRQYIVKDSAELLPMTQLIIRRGITMLTAVGLLSVGACVHLLVPLPESPLLKANFTMELLNTTNSPLQTSVTLLDS
- the LOC129190773 gene encoding multidrug and toxin extrusion protein 1-like isoform X2, with product MFCGRLTNEVMAGYGLASATISVTTAATGLGLGFACDTLVAQTFGGKNLLRVGVILQRGIIILLLFCLPCWGLLLNAQAILLLLGQDPEVTRIAQLYITAYFPAIPAMFLHHLQMSYLQNQGIILPQVYTAAMANIANVVTNYVFIHLLNLGVGGSAAANTLSEIYICVFLFAYIWWKKLHKTTWGGWSVDSLQEWGAFMKLAVPSTLMTCFEWWIYEFGEFFAGMMGKDELAAQHSLASIANLIYMIPVGIQAATCARVGNALGAGNTARALLTCKVSLSLTAAFAVVEGVALGSAKSVIGFIFTSDSKIISRVCDLMNVYCFHLFFDALVGVCLGIFMGTGKQKIAAVANLIGFYCIGLTLSVTFMFVAKLNILGFWLGLLICVILQSIFYITVIFRMNWKKITEEALKQAQVKANVALVNTVNQSDEEAEHQGNSVDGYLHVSTECPDGSTKRQYIVKDSAELLPMTQLIIRRGITMLTAVGLLSVGACVHLLVPLPESPLLKANFTMELLNTTNSPLQTSVTLLDS
- the LOC129190773 gene encoding multidrug and toxin extrusion protein 1-like isoform X4 is translated as MWECIKTISVTTAATGLGLGFACDTLVAQTFGGKNLLRVGVILQRGIIILLLFCLPCWGLLLNAQAILLLLGQDPEVTRIAQLYITAYFPAIPAMFLHHLQMSYLQNQGIILPQVYTAAMANIANVVTNYVFIHLLNLGVGGSAAANTLSEIYICVFLFAYIWWKKLHKTTWGGWSVDSLQEWGAFMKLAVPSTLMTCFEWWIYEFGEFFAGMMGKDELAAQHSLASIANLIYMIPVGIQAATCARVGNALGAGNTARALLTCKVSLSLTAAFAVVEGVALGSAKSVIGFIFTSDSKIISRVCDLMNVYCFHLFFDALVGVCLGIFMGTGKQKIAAVANLIGFYCIGLTLSVTFMFVAKLNILGFWLGLLICVILQSIFYITVIFRMNWKKITEEALKQAQVKANVALVNTVNQSDEEAEHQGNSVDGYLHVSTECPDGSTKRQYIVKDSAELLPMTQLIIRRGITMLTAVGLLSVGACVHLLVPLPESPLLKANFTMELLNTTNSPLQTSVTLLDS